The genomic window TGtatgacatattacaaaacaaactgacctttgactccagtatgctttgagatcagtagctttatttttctttcttgttggAGAAATATAAGGATTTCCTGCGAACACATGTGCTTATCGCGATATCCGATACCCCGACGCGCTGataaggcgaccgagcagccgtcagacgaacttcccctccgctgccttcacagcagccgctagccccactcctcggctccagtcgccggcttaagaatacgccgcgcgagggagacacttcCCGGCAGAATAAATGTGCCGAAATGCATTTCGTCGTAGAAGAATTCTGGGCGTTTTTCAGCGGTGACCTATGTAtgtttttacaccattttaatcaacgatTAATACTCTATCGGTGTGTGTGTCTACTTTTTTTGTGTGCAttacacacaatacataaaacagctgcgtaaaaccacacattcggaaatatttttacctatgttacgaattttaaaaagcattataaaaattatagatcgacccattcatcctttccctatacatacaaaaaacatgacaatttTATCTGTAATGGAAAGCTGCAGATTCTTCTTAACAAAAGGCCCTACAATCATGCCCTGAAcactgtctgtataggcctcttaataCACCTAGGAATAACAATAGAGGACAACCGAGGGAGGTCTCGACTGAAGCAACTCCAACGCTCTGCCAGATCAGCAGGGAGACTCGCGTCCCAGTCCAATGTCTTCATCCAAAGGATTTGCATGAAATGCTTTGCAAACATTAGGAGTGGACTGAGCCATCCTAACGGGTCAAAAATCCTGGCAATTGTTGACAGTACGGTTCGTTTGGTGATTTGATGTGAACCAATATGCACCGTGTAAGTAAAGGAATCTGAGACTGGGTTCCACTGCAATTCCAGCACCTTAACCACATTCTGGCTGCCGCAATCCAATAGAAATGACTGGGGACTCTCCACTTCCTCCACTGGGAGCCAATCCAGAAGTGCGCTGTGGTTACTGGTGAACTTCCGCAGTTTGAAACCGCCTTTGTTAAGACACATAATTAGCTCCCTTTGCATGGCTAACGCAGAATCAACCGAGTCTGTTCCTGTcacaacatcatcaacatacaAGTCTGACAGCAATACCTTGGACGCTACTGGGAATGTTGTCTCTTCATCCTTAGCCAACTGCTGCAATGTACGAAGTGCCAGGTATGGAGCCGATGATACCCCATAAGTAACCGTTTTGAGACGGTAATCTTCTACCGGTTCTGTGTCACTGCATCGCCATACAATGCGTTGGTAGTTGTGGTGGTCTGGGTGAACAGCAATCTGGCGATACATTTGTTTTATATCGCCAGTGAAAACGACTTAATGCGAACGGAAATTTAACAATAAATCCCCTATCTCTTGCTGTAGCTTGGATCCCGTCAACAAGTTATCATTCAATGATACACCATTAGAGTCCTTAGCAGAAGCATCAAACACGACATGCAATTTGGTGGTGGAACTATCTGGCTTAATGACACAATGGTGTGGAAGATAATATGATTGTGGCGAGAACACCTGATCAGGGGGGACTTTCTCCATGTGGCCCGAATCGAGATAATCTTGCATGAATTCGGAATACATGATCCTGAGAGTTGGATTTCCTCTTAAACGTCTTTCCAACCCAAATAAACGATGAATGGCTTGGGCTCTAGTATCTCCGAATTCAGGAGGATACTTACGAAATGGCAAGCACACACTGTAACGGCCATCTTCTTGCCGCGTGTGTGTTTTAACAAACAGGTTCTCACAAAGATCATCCTCAGGTGCAGGATACTTCGTCAGCGGAAAATCCTCGACTTCCCAAAACTTCCTCATGACAACATCCAACGGCGGTGTCGAGGTAAAAAGTGAGATGCAAAATGATTTTGAATAAGAAGGTACCGGTGCCGCTTTCACCTTTCCCATCAACACCCAACCAAATACGGAGTCCAAGGCCACTGGCGGGCCATCCAACCTGCCTCCTGTCATCAACTCGGGAAACAAATCTTCTCCAATAAGCAAGTCGATAGGGCCCGGAATATCAAAGGATGGATCTGCCAGTCTTAAATGGGATACACCCTTACGCACTTCACTAGACACTTTCACATTTGGCAGGTCACTGgtgatacagtgaaacctctatttaacaaatctcaagggaccaaaatttgtagtgtttgttgtaaaggggtttgttaaatggaggtttcgcacaatatatttctagtcaccataaagcttcacataaatggctagaactgtctttctgactgtttaatacgataatgaggaattaaacatgtaaaagtacatagaatacacttgtttaatggccaaccatttgatgcttggaaattatcaattcccatccccagtgcttcctggcatgtctttgttgatgtttgatgccctagcctccattaacaagtcaaaaagtatcttgtccaaatcatcatttttacatactttcacacgttttcgatttgtccctaccagagaagcgttgttttcgatctgttcccggttggataatatggtcgaaagtgtagacgccgggatgtcgaaacgtttagctatatcaatttttttttccactttcatCAACTgcgtttaaaatttctaattttattttaacgttaatctgtcgccgctttttaggattagaattcattttacagtagtaacgtgttgatttccgtaactacgtgtggaaataaataaacaacagtgaaaactgaaaaaacggaaattgtactacaccatagttaaaaatatttgcgtgtgtgcatctttaaccatagaaacgcaaaatacactagttgttcgtcttgccagagagatggtacgagaggtttccgccactagcgctaaatgtacccgccattttgaacaaagtgtggcatgtatacacgacgtgtgttatccatgatgctttgtttatttattgccttccgctatgttgcttattattttaaggttatacgcacgtatttttaagcagtgaatgcaaaaaaattagtggatgtcttgtaggagatgtttatttttgcgtgtttttcaatagcggcagttcgttgtaaagggaatttcactatttcggaacaaataaaattcggtatttagaggttaaaacagcattgatcttatggcggttcggcgggaccaaaattttatttcgttgtatggggtttttcgttaaatagaatattcgttaatggaggttttactgtatttggtAACACAAAGGCATCTACTGAAAATTGAAGACTGGCGTTGCCAACGGGCCCAATAATAACAGATGTACGAGCTCTGGCCACATTGACAGGCGTATTAGACAAGCCCTGAACAGGAAGATGAATTCTTTCACGTTTCAAGTGCATTTTCTGCATTAAACGTTCAGTGATGAAGCTCGCCTGGCTGGCCGTATCCAATAGTGCACGTACAGTAACAGATCCGCCATTCGAGTCGAACACAGCGACTTGAGCAGTTGACAGCAAGATGGTGTGATTTGCACAGGGGGGATTCACCACACGTGACGACATGGACGAGACAGTGGTTTCTGCAGTTCGGGCTGTCTCGCCATCCTCACCTGAACCTGATTCCTGATGAGAAACCCTTTCAAAGTGCAACAACGAGTTATGCTTGCTACCGCAATGTTTGCAAGCTGCTGTCAAGGAGCAGTTTTTAGAGCGGTGTGACCCACCGAGACAATTCAAACATAGATTGTTTTTCTTTACAACACTATAGCGATCATGAGGGTTATATGTAAGGAATTCGGGGCACTTGAACAAGGGGTGGGTGGCACTACAGATACAACAAACTTGAACAGCGCTGAGATGGACCTTGGAAAATGGTATGTTTCTTGTGGGTGCAAAACTCCTTTGCTTAGAGCCCTGTGCAACAGCCTTGGAATGCGAGTAAGTAACTGCCTCTTGCGCATTGCAATGTTTTTCAAGAAAAGTTATAAACCCATCTAAAGTTGGAAACTCCTGCCCCAAGGTCATTTCCCAATCCACCCTTAATTTAGTATCCAGCCGCTTACTAAGAATGGGAAGCAGCACCATGTCCCATTTGTCAACAGGTGCTCCCAGTGCTTCCAGTGCTGAGACATTCTCCGAGATGACTGTGACTAACTGGCGTAATGACCTTGCCGATTCTGCTGACGCAGAAGGTGCTTGCAACAATGCCTCGACATGAGATGACACAATAAGCCGCTTATTATCATAGCGGTTTAGTAACAACTTCCATGCTACATCAAAATTCGCCTCTGACAACGACAGCGAATGAATCATCCCCAAAGGCTCCCCACCAAGAGCACTCTTCAGATATGCTAACTTTTCTACTGCCGAGAGCTCTGAGTTATTTGACACCAATGTCTCGAATAAGTTTGAGAAGTTGGACCAATTCTGAGGGATTCCATCAAAACACGGCAGAGCAATCTTAGGTAAGGCTACTTTACCCCTACGAGACGTCAATCCCTTGTCATCACTTGCTACCTGTTCAGCCGTCTTGTCAGTGCTGTTCAGTGAGTCTACAGTCGCCATCACCGTATAGTAATGCTCCTCCAGCTGAGTCATCCGTTGAAGATGGTCGTCGCTGTTGAAGTCCTCCAACATGTCCGCCGCTGCTTCCAACTCGATGAAGTCCGTATCGAAGGCTTGCTTCACCCCCGGTAGATCGCGCGCGGTGGCAAGAAACAACTTTACTTTACTCGCGTCACTCGCTATTGCTTTCACAAGGTCAAAGGCACGCTTCACACGTCCCTCTGCTAACCGAAGGCGCAGTTGCAGAGCTTTAACATCAGCCATGACGAAACGGTAAGCACCAGTCAAAAGTTCGTCCCGATGATAACAACAATTCAACGAGCCAGGCCACTAATGAcctcaacaaaaattattataccACCCATATCTGGTCGCACGCGCAACAAGGTTAGGTCGCCACACAAGACAAAATAATTACCGCGATATCCCACACAACATGTCGGTAGGTAAATTCCACAAACAATTTAGACTGCACACCAAATAAAGTCAGTTAATTTACCGTTACCACAACTGGCCACGCGGCGCGAACCAAACAACCGAAACGACACCAACGAAACGAATGCACCGGTaaaatccggcccggaggaccaatgttaatgttgataaatatatgtGGACTGTATCGAAAAGTTTTTAATTGACGATGCAACATAAATTACACGATAGCAATCGCCCGCACCATTGCGACGTACCGCCATCATGCTGAACCAAACGAAGCAGCGCTTGGAACTGTGTGGTGCGGTAATTATGTTTGGTACTTGGTGTGAACTCTTGTATATAGAACTGTGTTGTGAGTTAACTTTGTGGCACTTGTACTGGGCCAAGTGATAGACACAATTTAAATTACCCGCGCCCCAACTTTCTACAGTTGGCACCATGTTGGAACACTGCAAGTGATGGCGTCCTTTGTTTCTCACTGCAGGGATGCCACCCTTACGGTTTATGGACGCCATCACTTGCAGTGTTCCAACATGGTGCCAACTGTAGAAAGTTGGGGCGCGGGTAATTTAAATTGTGTCTATCACTTGGCCCAGTACAAGTGCCACAAAGTTAACTCACAACACAGTTCTATATACAAGAGTTCACACCAAGTACCAAACACATAGCATAATTCCTGCCCCCTGCTACTAATAATTGAAATGAGAATGTGTTATGTTACTGATGTCCTCTtcatatttcataattaattaattctcaTATTTCTCTAATATGCATAGTTATTTTGTTTGTGATATTAATTCTTAATATGGGTTGGATTTCACACAAAGCTGAATGtagtgttttttattattttttcactctaATTTGATTGGTCAGTTCAAATTAATATGtctattattacattttttcaattttaaagcaTCCTCTTGGCAGTAAGATTGTAATGTTCTAGAAGTTTTAAGAAGAAAGGAAGACATGGGCGCGATATACTGTTACCAGTAAGTTATTTTCCACGCTTTAAGGTAGTGCGTTGTTGGAAAAACCTATCATGTAAGGGCACGACTGTGCAGCAATGGCCTAGAAATTTTGCTGGGTGCCAattagggttctgcgaatattcgaaatttccgaattcgagttcgaattttttgatattcgattcgtcaattcgaatcgaattcattttacaatgattcaacttgcaaaatctggcccggaTACACTGATATAAGACatccaatgttttaaattaatgtaaatagaCGATTACATGtttcacttacaaaaattatacagcgaaaccccttatttacgttaccgttatttacgttttcccgttatttgaaccattttatttcggcccgttttaacctcatttaatgtaatgcaataaatttccgttgtttacaacgcgcctattgctttacgcagtttacgccgttcgttctgataaaactgcatactaacttaattaatcatattacaaagtaatctgatgtgtaagtcgtgttttaaagacgtttttaaaagttataaacttcatctttaacgtctcgagagtcgctttataccgcttataaaacgtaagcagcgccagtttggttgtgttgattcctatattcccgtatagagtgcgcgcacgtaaTCGAAGATCGATATccatagctcgcagactgcatgcacgcgcctATTGcattacgcagtttacgccgttcgttctgataaaactgcatactaacttaattaatcctattacaagaaatctgatgtgtaaatcgtgttttaaagacgtttttaaaagttataaacttcatctttaacgtctcgggagtcgctttataccgcttataaaacgtaagcagcgccagtttggttgtgttgattcctgtattcccgtacagagtgcgcgcacgtagtcgaagatcgatatcgatagctcgcagactgtatgcacgcgcgcgctctgtcaggaacgatcgttatgcgtatagttacaaatcacgttcttgttacgggtatcttttttttttacgttgaataaaatggttttattgcatcactctataatttaaattatttggcgtgctcTCGCAaagtctattttttattttttgaataaacatactttccattaacaggttttgtttttatggattactttacaagtgtttttttttttttgcataatagtagcacccacggtctcacccctaataTTCAAACttcattttagaataaaatgtgcgatgcttaagtgataaaaacggtaaatttgttatttttttttgtacaacttccttatgctgtgatatttttattaatatttttattcttgaaagtcaaacatgctaaataaggtaaactgatactttttat from Bacillus rossius redtenbacheri isolate Brsri chromosome 1, Brsri_v3, whole genome shotgun sequence includes these protein-coding regions:
- the LOC134528018 gene encoding uncharacterized protein LOC134528018, whose product is MADVKALQLRLRLAEGRVKRAFDLVKAIASDASKVKLFLATARDLPGVKQAFDTDFIELEAAADMLEDFNSDDHLQRMTQLEEHYYTVMATVDSLNSTDKTAEQVASDDKGLTSRRGKVALPKIALPCFDGIPQNWSNFSNLFETLVSNNSELSAVEKLAYLKSALGGEPLGMIHSLSLSEANFDVAWKLLLNRYDNKRLIVSSHVEALLQAPSASAESARSLRQLVTVISENVSALEALGAPVDKWDMVLLPILSKRLDTKLRVDWEMTLGQEFPTLDGFITFLEKHCNAQEAVTYSHSKAVAQGSKQRSFAPTRNIPFSKVHLSAVQVCCICSATHPLFKCPEFLTYNPHDRYSVVKKNNLCLNCLGGSHRSKNCSLTAACKHCGSKHNSLLHFERVSHQESGSGEDGETARTAETTVSSMSSRVVNPPCANHTILLSTAQVAVFDSNGGSVTVRALLDTASQASFITERLMQKMHLKRERIHLPVQGLSNTPVNVARARTSVIIGPVGNASLQFSVDAFVLPNTVKPPLTNILFNEKPHTTK